GGGATGGATGAACACCGTGTGCGCGAGGTCTTACCGCACGTCATCACGCAGGCCAGCGGACTCAGTTGGTATAGCCTGGTGCGACCATTCGATGTAATGCCTCCACTGCAGCAGCGCGTGGGAGAACTCGAAACGATTGTCATGCGGATAGCCAATCTCACCGCCAAAGCAGATGGCGTGGTCTCGCCTGTTGAAGCAGGAATGTTGAAGTCGATTCAAGGTGAAATCGACCGGCACCTGAAATTAATTCCGCTCGATGACGAGTCCCCTTCGTCGCACAAATCGACCACCGCTCAGGCTCGGGCGCGCGACGTGGCTTTGCCCAACATGGGTAGTGATGGATCAGCGAAACAATCGCCCACCCTCGAAAAAGCAACTCTCACACCCCAAGAGCAGATTGCCGCTGCCTTGGCGGAGCTCGACGCGCTGATTGGCCTCACAGCAATCAAGCAAGAAGTGCGCACGCTGGTGAACGTGCTGCAATTGCAACGTCAGCGACAGGAACTGGGGCTGCCGCAAACGCCGCTCAGTTTGCACCTGGTGTTTCGGGGCAACCCAGGGACCGGCAAGACCACGGTCGCGCGAATCATCGGCCGCATTTACGCAGCGCTGGGCATGCTCGAAAAAGGGCATCTGGTCGAAGTGGACCGGAGCGCGCTGGTTGCTGAATTTGCGGGGCAAACGGGGCCGAAGACCCATCGCAAGATCGACGAGGCGATTGGCGGTCTGCTCTTCATCGACGAAGCTTACAGCCTGGTGGCTCCGGGTCGCGAAGATCCTTACGGCCACGAAGCAGTGCAAGCACTGTTGAAACGGATGGAAGACGATCGTCACCGGCTGGCTGTGATTCTCGCGGGCTACCCCGAACCGCTCGCTGGTCTGCTCACGAGTAATCCCGGCTTGTCATCGCGCTTCAATACGAATCTGACCTTCGACGATTACGGCCCCGGTGAGCTCGCCCAGATCTTTCGCAAATTATGCGAGCAGAATCAGTATCGCGTCGTCGGTGCAGCGCAGGCTCGTTTGCTTTTGGCCCTGGCCTGGTTGCATGAGGAGCGGGACGAGCATTTCGGCAATGGCCGCTTAGTGAGGAATGTGTTCGAGCAGTCGATTCGCAGGCTGGCCAATCGAGTTGCCAGTATCGCCCCCATGACCAAGGAACTCCTCACCACGTTTGAAGC
Above is a window of Anatilimnocola aggregata DNA encoding:
- a CDS encoding AAA family ATPase codes for the protein MTLATFDDICHDFDQTLLACRELYVSSAHLCLEECPHLVPGKPEAYVELLDNLHRGLLLKIFSAVASSDRICSAAEQKLAARLLSHAWEEGMDEHRVREVLPHVITQASGLSWYSLVRPFDVMPPLQQRVGELETIVMRIANLTAKADGVVSPVEAGMLKSIQGEIDRHLKLIPLDDESPSSHKSTTAQARARDVALPNMGSDGSAKQSPTLEKATLTPQEQIAAALAELDALIGLTAIKQEVRTLVNVLQLQRQRQELGLPQTPLSLHLVFRGNPGTGKTTVARIIGRIYAALGMLEKGHLVEVDRSALVAEFAGQTGPKTHRKIDEAIGGLLFIDEAYSLVAPGREDPYGHEAVQALLKRMEDDRHRLAVILAGYPEPLAGLLTSNPGLSSRFNTNLTFDDYGPGELAQIFRKLCEQNQYRVVGAAQARLLLALAWLHEERDEHFGNGRLVRNVFEQSIRRLANRVASIAPMTKELLTTFEAADIAVQEVPESALTIDASKPPRLRIACPHCSATVKTFATWLGQIVRCPKCEGRFVAEWGEPVRE